A single genomic interval of Antechinus flavipes isolate AdamAnt ecotype Samford, QLD, Australia chromosome 1, AdamAnt_v2, whole genome shotgun sequence harbors:
- the FBRS gene encoding probable fibrosin-1 isoform X2 — METAAAPAPAPGPPGWGGEGASQPRRQRRCSRRDRERRRRGGGRRAAAGDAPRTLLGAASALLPSSSSSSSPPPPPPPPPPPPPARPWSSASSGERGSPRGKRRRRRPPRPRGRKRPPGSGSRGEEEDDDEEEEGEEEEEEEEDLIDGFAIASFASLEALQKDASLQPPERLEHRLKHSGKRKRGGVGGGRGEPGDSSDRETGRPPGDRARKRSSKRRRKEASSRNSLEAGYICDAESDLDERVSDDDLDPSFTVSTSKASGPHGNLNGNCEAKLSVIPKVSGLERSQEQPPGPDPLLVPFPAKEPLPPPAPRPPTTPPAPMPAPVSLPPPPPPQLQLRVSPFGIRSSTYGSGLDLSTGSSSRPPPKAPAPPVAPPPPSSSSSSSSSSSSSSSSAQLSHRPPTPSLPLPLASHGFPPTGLRAPPPPPHPALFSPGPTLPPPPPLLQVAGHPGAATASALSEQELMRQDLSTRFLSAQGGPEVGGAGGSARPLAFQFHQHNHQHQHTHQHTHQHFTPYPPGLLPPHGPHMFEKYPGKIEGLFRHNLYAAFPPAVPGLPPGLPPAVSFGSLQGAFQPKSTNPELPPRLGPVPSGLPQKGTQIPDHFRPPLRKPGKWCAMHVRVAYMILRHQEKMKLMQGDPHKLDFRNDLLPCLPGAYGGLPPGQELSHPASLFTATGAVHPAANPFTAAPGPPASFLSPGTHIDPFGRPTSFASLAALSNGAFGGLGSPTFNTGAVFAQKESPGAPPAFASPPDPWARLHRGPPAFPAWARPPEAARTPGSDKERPVERREPSAPKEEKDRVPEFPGREAEFVMSHRPKNRGRSRARQAGPQKLPAFLNSS, encoded by the exons ATGGAGACCGCggcggccccggccccggcccccggCCCGCCGGGCTGGGGCGGCGAGGGTGCCTCTCAGCCGCGGCGGCAGCGGCGGTGCTCGCGGCGGGACCGGGAGCGGCGGCGCCGGGGCGGGGGGCGGCGGGCGGCTGCCGGGGACGCGCCACGGACGCTACTGGGGGCGGCCTCGGCGCTGCTGCcttcgtcgtcgtcgtcgtcctCGCCCCCACCCCCGCcacccccgccgccgccgccgcccccagCCCGGCCCTGGTCGTCCGCCTCCTCGGGGGAGCGAGGCAGCCCCCGGGGAAAGAGGCGGCGGCGCCGGCCCCCCCGACCCCGGGGCAGGAAGCGGCCCCCCGGCTCGGGCAGCCgaggggaggaggaggacgacgacgaggaggaggagggcgaagaagaggaggaggaggaggaggacctCATCGATGGTTTCGCCATCGCCAGCTTCGCCAGCCTTGAGGCCCTGCAG AAGGATGCATCCCTTCAGCCCCCAGAGCGACTGGAGCATCGGCTAAAACATTCCGGAAAGCGGAAGCGGGGGGGTGTAGGGGGGGGCCGAGGGGAGCCAGGAGACAGCTCAGACCGGGAAACTGGCCGGCCCCCAGGGGACCGTGCCCGAAAAAGGTCTAGCAAGCGAAGGAGGAAAGAG GCCTCCTCCCGAAACTCTCTGGAAGCCGGATACATA tGTGACGCGGAGAGTGACCTGGACGAGAGG GTCTCTGATGATGACCTCGATCCATCGTTTACTGTCTCAACCAGCAAAG CCTCGGGCCCCCATGGCAACTTAAATGGGAACTGTGAAGCGAAACTCTCTGTGATCCCCAAAGTGTCGGGGCTGGAGCGGAGTCAGGAGCAGCCCCCAGGACCCGACCCGCTGCTAGTGCCTTTCCCTGCCAAGGAGCCACTGCCTCCACCGGCCCCCCGACCCCCAACCACTCCCCCAGCCCCTATGCCAGCCCCTGTCAGCctaccacccccacccccaccccaattgCAGCTCCGGGTTTCACCCTTCGGCATTCGCTCTTCCACTTATGGCAGTGGCCTGGACCTCAGCACTGGCAG TTCTTCGAGGCCACCTCCGAAGGCTCCTGCCCCTCCAGTGGCCCCACCtccaccttcttcttcttcctcttcatcttcctcttcctcatcctcatcTTCTTCAGCTCAACTCTCCCATCGGCCCCCAACACCCTCCTTGCCCTTGCCTCTGGCCAGCCATGGCTTTCCCCCTACTGGGTTACGGGCACCACCTCCACCACCCCATCCTGCTCTGTTCTCCCCTGGTCCTactctacccccacccccacctttgCTGCAGGTGGCAGGCCACCCTGGGGCTGCGACGGCCAGTGCCCTCTCTG AGCAGGAGCTGATGCGGCAGGACCTGAGCACTCGGTTCCTGAGCGCCCAGGGAGGCCCCGAGGTGGGGGGGGCAGGGGGCTCAGCCCGGCCCCTGGCCTTCCAGTTCCACCAGCACAACCACCAGCACCAGCACACCCACCAGCACACCCACCAGCACTTCACCCCCTACCCTCCTGGCTTGCTGCCCCCCCACGGTCCCCACATG TTCGAGAAATATCCAGGAAAAATCGAAGGCCTTTTCCGGCATAAC cTCTATGCGGCCTTCCCCCCTGCTGTCCCTGGCCTCCCCCCTGGTCTGCCTCCTGCTGTTTCCTTTGGTTCTCTGCAGGGGGCTTTCCAGCCTAAG AGCACGAATCCAGAACTGCCACCACGACTGGGGCCGGTCCCCAGTGGGCTGCCCCAAAAGGGGACACAG ATTCCTGACCATTTCCGCCCCCCACTGAGG AAACCTGGGAAGTGGTGTGCCATGCATGTGCGAGTGGCCTATATGATCTTGAGACACCAGGAGAAAATGAAG TTAATGCAGGGTGATCCTCATAAGCTGGATTTTCGGAACGATCTTTTACCCTGTCTCCCCGGGGCCTATGGAGGCCTTCCTCCTGGGCAGGAGCTCTCTCACCCAGCTTCCCTCTTCACTGCAACAG gtGCTGTCCATCCTGCTGCCAACCCTTTCACAGCAGCTCCCGGGCCCCCCGCATCCTTTCTGAGCCCTGGTACCCATATTG ATCCTTTTGGGCGTCCTACCAGCTTTGCGTCCTTGGCTGCCCTCTCCAATGGGGCCTTTGGGGGCCTGGGCAGCCCTACGTTCA atactGGTGCTGTCTTTGCCCAGAAAGAAAGCCCAGGGGCTCCTCCTGCCTTTGCCTCTCCTCCTGATCCATGGGCCCGGCTGCACCGTGGTCCCCCTGCCTTTCCTGCCTGGGCCCGACCCCCTGAGGCTGCACGGACGCCTGGCTCGGACAAAGAACGTCCAGTGGAGAGGCGAGAGCCCTCAGccccaaaagaggagaaagatag AGTCCCTGAATTCCCTGGCAGGGAGGCTGAATTCGTCATGTCCCACAGACCAAAGAACAGGGGACGGAGCAGAGCAAGGCAGGCAGGTCCTCAGAAGCTACCTGCCTTTCTGAACTCTTCCTAA
- the FBRS gene encoding probable fibrosin-1 isoform X1 — METAAAPAPAPGPPGWGGEGASQPRRQRRCSRRDRERRRRGGGRRAAAGDAPRTLLGAASALLPSSSSSSSPPPPPPPPPPPPPARPWSSASSGERGSPRGKRRRRRPPRPRGRKRPPGSGSRGEEEDDDEEEEGEEEEEEEEDLIDGFAIASFASLEALQKDASLQPPERLEHRLKHSGKRKRGGVGGGRGEPGDSSDRETGRPPGDRARKRSSKRRRKEASSRNSLEAGYICDAESDLDERVSDDDLDPSFTVSTSKASGPHGNLNGNCEAKLSVIPKVSGLERSQEQPPGPDPLLVPFPAKEPLPPPAPRPPTTPPAPMPAPVSLPPPPPPQLQLRVSPFGIRSSTYGSGLDLSTGSSSRPPPKAPAPPVAPPPPSSSSSSSSSSSSSSSSAQLSHRPPTPSLPLPLASHGFPPTGLRAPPPPPHPALFSPGPTLPPPPPLLQVAGHPGAATASALSEQELMRQDLSTRFLSAQGGPEVGGAGGSARPLAFQFHQHNHQHQHTHQHTHQHFTPYPPGLLPPHGPHMFEKYPGKIEGLFRHNLYAAFPPAVPGLPPGLPPAVSFGSLQGAFQPKSTNPELPPRLGPVPSGLPQKGTQIPDHFRPPLRKPGKWCAMHVRVAYMILRHQEKMKLMQGDPHKLDFRNDLLPCLPGAYGGLPPGQELSHPASLFTATGAVHPAANPFTAAPGPPASFLSPGTHIDPFGRPTSFASLAALSNGAFGGLGSPTFNTGAVFAQKESPGAPPAFASPPDPWARLHRGPPAFPAWARPPEAARTPGSDKERPVERREPSAPKEEKDRDLPFSRPQLRVSPATPKSRAGEEGVRPPKEPVRVKEERKEEVPGPPSLHLLFDRPRPPPFLGPSPSDRCAPFLEPWLPGPPRLARPPRFYEAGEELGGAGAVATARLYGLEPTHPLLYGRLAPPPPTAAPGPPQLLSKTPPGALLGAPPPLVPAPRPGSPPRPPGPPRADR, encoded by the exons ATGGAGACCGCggcggccccggccccggcccccggCCCGCCGGGCTGGGGCGGCGAGGGTGCCTCTCAGCCGCGGCGGCAGCGGCGGTGCTCGCGGCGGGACCGGGAGCGGCGGCGCCGGGGCGGGGGGCGGCGGGCGGCTGCCGGGGACGCGCCACGGACGCTACTGGGGGCGGCCTCGGCGCTGCTGCcttcgtcgtcgtcgtcgtcctCGCCCCCACCCCCGCcacccccgccgccgccgccgcccccagCCCGGCCCTGGTCGTCCGCCTCCTCGGGGGAGCGAGGCAGCCCCCGGGGAAAGAGGCGGCGGCGCCGGCCCCCCCGACCCCGGGGCAGGAAGCGGCCCCCCGGCTCGGGCAGCCgaggggaggaggaggacgacgacgaggaggaggagggcgaagaagaggaggaggaggaggaggacctCATCGATGGTTTCGCCATCGCCAGCTTCGCCAGCCTTGAGGCCCTGCAG AAGGATGCATCCCTTCAGCCCCCAGAGCGACTGGAGCATCGGCTAAAACATTCCGGAAAGCGGAAGCGGGGGGGTGTAGGGGGGGGCCGAGGGGAGCCAGGAGACAGCTCAGACCGGGAAACTGGCCGGCCCCCAGGGGACCGTGCCCGAAAAAGGTCTAGCAAGCGAAGGAGGAAAGAG GCCTCCTCCCGAAACTCTCTGGAAGCCGGATACATA tGTGACGCGGAGAGTGACCTGGACGAGAGG GTCTCTGATGATGACCTCGATCCATCGTTTACTGTCTCAACCAGCAAAG CCTCGGGCCCCCATGGCAACTTAAATGGGAACTGTGAAGCGAAACTCTCTGTGATCCCCAAAGTGTCGGGGCTGGAGCGGAGTCAGGAGCAGCCCCCAGGACCCGACCCGCTGCTAGTGCCTTTCCCTGCCAAGGAGCCACTGCCTCCACCGGCCCCCCGACCCCCAACCACTCCCCCAGCCCCTATGCCAGCCCCTGTCAGCctaccacccccacccccaccccaattgCAGCTCCGGGTTTCACCCTTCGGCATTCGCTCTTCCACTTATGGCAGTGGCCTGGACCTCAGCACTGGCAG TTCTTCGAGGCCACCTCCGAAGGCTCCTGCCCCTCCAGTGGCCCCACCtccaccttcttcttcttcctcttcatcttcctcttcctcatcctcatcTTCTTCAGCTCAACTCTCCCATCGGCCCCCAACACCCTCCTTGCCCTTGCCTCTGGCCAGCCATGGCTTTCCCCCTACTGGGTTACGGGCACCACCTCCACCACCCCATCCTGCTCTGTTCTCCCCTGGTCCTactctacccccacccccacctttgCTGCAGGTGGCAGGCCACCCTGGGGCTGCGACGGCCAGTGCCCTCTCTG AGCAGGAGCTGATGCGGCAGGACCTGAGCACTCGGTTCCTGAGCGCCCAGGGAGGCCCCGAGGTGGGGGGGGCAGGGGGCTCAGCCCGGCCCCTGGCCTTCCAGTTCCACCAGCACAACCACCAGCACCAGCACACCCACCAGCACACCCACCAGCACTTCACCCCCTACCCTCCTGGCTTGCTGCCCCCCCACGGTCCCCACATG TTCGAGAAATATCCAGGAAAAATCGAAGGCCTTTTCCGGCATAAC cTCTATGCGGCCTTCCCCCCTGCTGTCCCTGGCCTCCCCCCTGGTCTGCCTCCTGCTGTTTCCTTTGGTTCTCTGCAGGGGGCTTTCCAGCCTAAG AGCACGAATCCAGAACTGCCACCACGACTGGGGCCGGTCCCCAGTGGGCTGCCCCAAAAGGGGACACAG ATTCCTGACCATTTCCGCCCCCCACTGAGG AAACCTGGGAAGTGGTGTGCCATGCATGTGCGAGTGGCCTATATGATCTTGAGACACCAGGAGAAAATGAAG TTAATGCAGGGTGATCCTCATAAGCTGGATTTTCGGAACGATCTTTTACCCTGTCTCCCCGGGGCCTATGGAGGCCTTCCTCCTGGGCAGGAGCTCTCTCACCCAGCTTCCCTCTTCACTGCAACAG gtGCTGTCCATCCTGCTGCCAACCCTTTCACAGCAGCTCCCGGGCCCCCCGCATCCTTTCTGAGCCCTGGTACCCATATTG ATCCTTTTGGGCGTCCTACCAGCTTTGCGTCCTTGGCTGCCCTCTCCAATGGGGCCTTTGGGGGCCTGGGCAGCCCTACGTTCA atactGGTGCTGTCTTTGCCCAGAAAGAAAGCCCAGGGGCTCCTCCTGCCTTTGCCTCTCCTCCTGATCCATGGGCCCGGCTGCACCGTGGTCCCCCTGCCTTTCCTGCCTGGGCCCGACCCCCTGAGGCTGCACGGACGCCTGGCTCGGACAAAGAACGTCCAGTGGAGAGGCGAGAGCCCTCAGccccaaaagaggagaaagatag GGATCTCCCATTTTCCCGACCACAGCTTCGAGTTTCCCCAGCCACCCCCAAGTCCcgggctggggaggagggggtAAGACCCCCCAAGGAGCCTGTGAgggtgaaggaagagaggaaggaggaggtcCCTGGGCCTCCCAGCCTACACCTGCTTTTTGATCGGCCCCGACCACCCCCCTTCCTGGGTCCCAGCCCTTCTGACCGATGTGCCCCCTTCTTGGAGCCCTGGCTGCCAGGTCCTCCACGCCTGGCCCGCCCCCCACGATTCTATGAGGCTGGGGAGGAGCTGGGAGGGGCAGGAGCTGTGGCCACAGCTCGTCTCTACGGTCTGGAGCCTACCCATCCACTACTCTATGGTCGCTTGGCCCCCCCACCTCCTACCGCAGCTCCTGGGCCCCCTCAATTGCTTAGCAAGACACCTCCTGGGGCCCTGCTGGGGGCTCCACCCCCCTTGGTGCCCGCCCCTCGGCCTGGCTCCCCCCCTAGGCCACCAGGGCCGCCCAGAGCTGACAGGtga